A part of Drosophila ananassae strain 14024-0371.13 chromosome 2R, ASM1763931v2, whole genome shotgun sequence genomic DNA contains:
- the LOC6493464 gene encoding cytosol aminopeptidase — translation MRGQLLLRGPALAKHWCRLRYRSPATFRMEQIRFATAGCSETVKGGKGLVLGLYEKESGKGPRLTPAGEKFDDRVQGKLTELVCETKLTGRLGRGKVFNNIDADFRSVCVVGVGLEGIAFNELEMLDEGMENVRVAAGIGARSLQSIGCTEVHVDNMDYAEQAAEGAALAIWRYEENLAKKYRSTIPKLELYGSPDVESWTRGLFKAEAQNLARRICDAPANCMTPTIVAQTAVDALCPCGITVEVRTMEWIEQQHLNSFLMIAKGSCEPPVLLEVAYCGTAPEDKPILLVGQGITFNSGGLNLRACKGMDEFRGDLTGAASILAAMRAAAALSLPINITAVIPLCENLPSGMSCKPGDVVTLLNSKSLAVRNISRTGVVVISDPMLYGQITYKPRLVVDIGSMCTGIKKAVGGGATGIWSNSHYIWKQFQRAGSLTGDRLWRFPLWRYYKDRVAEHLSFDLLNDGDGHASSCLAAAVLHELVPCSDWAHLDTYGTGLLSTYGLVPYLTAGRMTGRPTRTIVQFLYQMACPEQPK, via the coding sequence ATGCGTGGACAACTGCTGCTACGTGGCCCCGCCTTGGCGAAACACTGGTGCCGCCTGCGCTACCGCTCGCCCGCCACCTTCCGCATGGAGCAGATCCGCTTCGCGACTGCCGGTTGCTCAGAGACCGTCAAGGGCGGCAAGGGTCTCGTACTGGGCCTCTACGAAAAGGAGTCTGGCAAGGGCCCGCGCCTCACCCCCGCCGGAGAAAAGTTCGACGACCGTGTCCAGGGCAAGCTGACGGAGCTGGTGTGCGAAACGAAACTGACCGGCCGCCTTGGTCGCGGCAAGGTCTTCAACAACATAGACGCAGACTTCCGGTCCGTTTGCGTGGTGGGCGTGGGCCTAGAAGGCATTGCCTTCAACGAGCTCGAGATGCTAGACGAGGGCATGGAGAATGTCAGAGTGGCGGCGGGGATCGGTGCCAGATCCCTGCAGAGCATCGGATGCACGGAGGTGCATGTGGATAACATGGACTATGCCGAACAGGCCGCAGAGGGTGCAGCCTTGGCCATTTGGCGCTATGAAGAGAACCTGGCCAAGAAATACCGCAGCACCATACCAAAGCTGGAGCTCTACGGCTCACCCGACGTGGAGTCGTGGACGCGGGGTCTGTTTAAGGCCGAGGCCCAAAACTTGGCCCGGCGTATCTGTGACGCGCCGGCCAACTGCATGACCCCCACCATCGTAGCCCAGACCGCTGTGGATGCGCTCTGCCCCTGCGGCATCACTGTCGAGGTGCGCACCATGGAGTGGATAGAACAGCAGCATCTCAATTCCTTCCTTATGATTGCCAAGGGCAGCTGTGAGCCCCCTGTCCTCCTGGAGGTTGCTTATTGCGGCACCGCACCCGAGGACAAGCCCATTTTGCTGGTGGGCCAGGGCATAACGTTCAATTCCGGAGGTCTTAACCTGCGCGCTTGCAAGGGCATGGACGAGTTCCGTGGCGACCTAACCGGAGCGGCATCAATCCTGGCCGCTATGCGGGCGGCAGCCGCCCTCTCCCTGCCAATCAATATCACGGCCGTGATACCGTTGTGCGAGAACCTGCCCTCGGGCATGTCCTGCAAGCCTGGCGATGTGGTCACACTGCTGAACAGCAAGTCCCTAGCCGTCCGTAACATTAGCCGCACCGGTGTGGTGGTCATATCCGATCCCATGCTCTACGGCCAGATTACGTACAAGCCTCGGTTGGTGGTGGATATTGGGTCCATGTGCACAGGCATCAAGAAGGCCGTCGGCGGTGGCGCCACCGGCATCTGGTCGAATTCGCATTACATTTGGAAACAGTTCCAACGGGCTGGATCTCTTACCGGGGACCGTCTCTGGCGGTTCCCCCTGTGGCGCTACTACAAGGACCGTGTTGCCGAGCACCTGAGCTTCGATCTCCTGAATGATGGTGATGGCCATGCCTCGTCCTGCCTGGCGGCTGCTGTATTGCACGAACTGGTTCCCTGCAGCGACTGGGCCCATTTGGACACCTACGGCACCGGATTGCTGAGCACTTATGGACTGGTGCCTTATTTGACAGCGGGACGGATGACCGGAAGACCTACAAGAACCATCGTACAATTCCTCTACCAGATGGCTTGTCCGGAGCAGCCCAAATAG
- the LOC6493463 gene encoding uncharacterized protein LOC6493463: protein MFKIKLRDFGSFVALTALHVCSVLQPVVEAQANVKTIYPVVDRNLLLQVGYQYNHWMLGKSMMYSLLVLIGLWYSRHLQQARKLETEERRGILKDSQQLTAEEVKAEWLSRQRQDAFPMSKFLCFATPWLLTFVGSGLINYVRLYLVIQHFCVSNWRAIQLYGELHVLFLRRLLAVALIPYWSQFAGGDSLEEAAASLPANYISYETHLLD from the coding sequence ATGTTCAAGATCAAGCTCAGAGACTTTGGGTCCTTCGTGGCATTGACTGCGCTGCACGTGTGTTCtgtcctgcagcccgtggtgGAGGCTCAGGCCAACGTCAAGACCATCTACCCGGTGGTGGATAGGAATCTGCTGCTCCAGGTGGGCTACCAGTATAACCATTGGATGCTGGGCAAATCCATGATGTACTCCCTGCTGGTGTTGATCGGTCTATGGTACAGTCGTCATCTGCAGCAGGCAAGAAAGCTGGAAACGGAGGAGAGGCGCGGCATCCTGAAGGATTCCCAGCAACTAACCGCCGAAGAAGTGAAAGCTGAGTGGCTGAGCCGACAGCGACAGGATGCCTTTCCGATGAGCAAGTTCCTCTGCTTTGCCACACCCTGGCTACTCACCTTTGTGGGCAGCGGGCTGATCAACTACGTCCGACTTTATCTGGTCATCCAGCACTTTTGCGTCTCCAACTGGCGGGCCATCCAGCTCTATGGGGAGCTGCACGTGCTCTTCCTGCGCCGTCTCCTGGCCGTGGCCCTGATACCCTACTGGTCGCAGTTCGCGGGAGGAGACTCCCTCGAAGAAGCGGCCGCCTCCCTGCCCGCCAACTATATAAGCTACGAGACCCATCTCCTGGACTGA
- the LOC6506470 gene encoding uncharacterized protein LOC6506470, whose product MMRSLAHNLENGEKRTSDVEPGQVLSFSQLRLKRDVMRGLQRNKFMTPTRIQAAAIPLVLDEMDLLIQSKSGTGKTLIYVLGAMNSYFPAMRWPHALIVVPTRELAIQVEDTFFYLSYYMQGFRAHAFIGGTDVTKDRKRMSESRVIIGTPGRLLHLYHNRVFDVTKIRLLVLDEADQLFVTKGLQDTVTELINVLPERRQVIACSATYENNLDERLAKMMRKPVLISNSERATVLLGIRQFVYDVPQQINSIQEMRCKLEAVLKIFAQLPYEQVILFASTQMRADSYRNYLMKSGIQCSLLTGAMDQADRLDVFESYRSFNMRTLVATDVMARGVDSKHANLVINLDPPKDHVTYLHRIGRAGRFGSQGIAITFVTPKESETFNKILSACTTGMSVLEYPKQLTESDNFSFWDFDKYNFPYYVKTENTLIDEMPVRGGIAQNATEKTDKDAEKDDEAIGSNENIEKAFIQTQEKVVGHQQQQVLIESPISVVGINGSNAGEVGSPEIPINEPEKLQLLQKHTDLVKNASAQTEMAQQPAFYKQIIVNASSKSTKELPQLEDKAVSTLEDLKPTPDMEKPILVITKDAQIPNSIESSFIDDQNQEVGKMDVEIQGKNSLNPDEVFSPELTPSLTPLEISQEPSPTTVTPPVPPANSINTKTYCLVAPHNFSSSTTLQPMIISNTVDDASSISSDSLESGLSASQRSSSYESIFTTSDEAEIWKRYKTKEKKRVCRFPIRRPLCYDWLHRPPNKTKRRRTIRQKKTYESFSLFPGSKYSDMLKKFQNRKSIMDRLDKYIETKDLKGPEVDRLMSTLYDSVIELYYPNGTKSSSPKPEEIPKNDKKLSDVSPEEETNKSSLEPEGLAGQQKDGKEPIHILQGDQTDKPSLELEVQPEKNKKSDQLPEDPTEKASLELQANPDMEEEPIKLSIHVTHNMNIAPVQPPEEESDADDSASSEAGDDESSLDEFVESDDHNSSSGFVESNDSGSSGIDTSEYDASDTTVGEEDDYGDDEDDDSYNPNYDLELTVEELECEEEQEDEYEGENLDDYKYENEIMEVPCHVSLAGTSSEGTEEAASSGDGEEEDEENSDEEENQKILNLWQKTFAQQYQFIASHVANYMAHTRENED is encoded by the exons ATGATGCGCTCCCTAGCGCACAACTTGGAAAACGGCGAGAAGCGCACCAGCGATGTGGAGCCAGGTCAGGTGCTATCCTTTTCGCAGCTGCGATTGAAGCGCGATGTCATGCGCGGCTTACAGCGCAATAAATTTATGACGCCGACTCGCATCCAGGCGGCTGCCATTCCACTCGTGCTCGACGAAATGG atctGCTGATACAATCGAAGAGCGGCACTGGAAAAACTCTGATCTATGTGCTGGGTGCCATGAATAGTTACTTTCCGGCTATGCGCTGGCCGCATGCTCTGATCGTGGTGCCCACGCGGGAACTGGCCATACAGGTGGAGGACACCTTCTTCTACCTGTCGTACTATATGCAAGGCTTCCGTGCCCACGCCTTTATTGGTGGCACCGATGTTACCAAAGATCGAAAACGCATGAGCGAGAGCCGCGTGATTATCGGCACACCCGGACGCTTGTTGCATCTCTACCACAATCGTGTTTTCGACGTGACCAAAATACGTCTTCTGGTGCTGGACGAGGCGGATCAGCTGTTTGTCACCAAGGGCCTGCAGGACACCGTCACTGAGCTGATCAACGTGCTGCCCGAACGCCGCCAGGTGATTGCTTGCAGTGCCACCTACGAGAACAACCTCGACGAGCGTCTGGCCAAAATGATGCGGAAGCCCGTATTGATTTCAAACAGCGAGCGCGCCACTGTCCTCTTGGGTATACGTCAGTTCGTTTATGATGTGCCCCAGCAGATCAACAGCATCCAGGAGATGCGCTGCAAGCTGGAGGCCGTTTTAAAGATATTCGCTCAGTTGCCGTACGAGCAGGTCATTCTTTTTGCCAGTACCCAAATGCGAGCGGACTCCTATCGCAACTATCTCATGAAGAGTGGCATCCAGTGCAGCCTGCTCACAGGCGCTATGGACCAGGCCGATCGCTTGGATGTTTTCGAGAGCTACAGGTCCTTTAACATGCGCACCCTGGTGGCCACGGACGTGATGGCACGCGGGGTAGACTCAAAGCACGCCAACCTGGTCATCAATCTCGATCCGCCTAAGGATCACGTAACCTATCTGCACCGCATCGGACGAGCCGGTCGCTTTGGCTCCCAGGGCATAGCCATAACCTTTGTCACCCCCAAGGAGAGCGAGACATTCAACAAGATTCTGTCCGCCTGCACAACGGGAATGTCGGTTCTGGAGTACCCTAAACAACTGACCGAGTCTGATAACTTCAGTTTCTGGGATTTCGACAAGTACAACTTCCCATACTACGTGAAGACCGAAAACACTCTCATTGACGAAATGCCAGTTAGAGGGGGAATAGCACAAAACGCCACGGAAAAGACTGACAAAGATGCAGAGAAGGACGACGAAGCTATCGGTAGCAATGAAAATATAGAAAAGGCTTTTATCCAGACCCAGGAGAAGGTTGTGGGCCATCAACAACAGCAAGTGTTGATAGAATCTCCCATTAGTGTTGTAGGGATCAACGGCTCGAATGCTGGCGAGGTTGGATCGCCAGAGATTCCTATAAATGAACCTGAAAAGCTGCAGTTGCTCCAGAAGCACACTGATCTTGTCAAAAATGCAAGCGCCCAAACGGAAATGGCTCAGCAACCTGcattttataaacaaattattgttAATGCGTCTTCCAAATCCACTAAGGAGCTTCCCCAGCTCGAAGACAAGGCAGTTTCCACTTTGGAAGATTTGAAACCAACACCAGACATGGAGAAGCCAATTTTGGTCATCACAAAAGATGCTCAAATTCCAAACAGCATCGAGTCGTCTTTCATTGACGATCAAAATCAGGAAGTTGGAAAAATGGATGTTGAAATTCAAGGAAAGAATAGCCTGAACCCCGATGAAGTTTTTTCTCCGGAGTTGACGCCCTCGTTGACTCCCCTGGAGATATCCCAGGAACCATCCCCAACCACAGTGACGCCACCAGTGCCGCCAGCCAACTCAATCAACACCAAGACCTACTGCCTGGTGGCTCCGCATAACTTCAGCTCGTCGACTACCCTGCAGCCCATGATCATTTCGAACACGGTGGACGATGCCAGCAGCATCAGCTCGGATAGCTTGGAGAGTGGGCTCTCGGCCAGCCAGAGGTCGAGTTCGTACGAGAGCATCTTCACCACCAGCGATGAGGCGGAGATTTGGAAGCGCTACAAGACAAAGGAGAAGAAGCGTGTCTGCCGTTTTCCCATTCGCCGTCCGCTGTGCTATGATTGGCTACACCGACCTCCCAACAAAACTAAGCGTCGCAGGACAATTCGCCAGAAAAAG ACCTACGAGAGCTTCTCTCTTTTCCCCGGCTCTAAGTACTCTGATATGCTCAAGAAATTCCAAAACCGAAAGAGCATTATGGATAGGCTGGACAAGTATATCGAGACCAAAGATTTAAAGGGTCCGGAGGTGGACAGGCTCATGAGCACGCTCTACGACTCTGTTATTGAACTCTACTATCCAAATGGAACAAAATCTAGTTCCCCCAAACCGGAAGAGATACCGAAAAACGACAAAAAACTAAGCGATGTTTCGCCGGAGGAGGAGACTAATAAATCGTCCTTGGAACCGGAAGGACTTGCTGGACAGCAAAAAGACGGCAAAGAACCAATCCATATTTTGCAGGGAGATCAGACTGACAAACCGTCCTTGGAACTGGAAGTCCAGCCAGAAAAGAATAAGAAATCAGACCAGTTGCCGGAGGACCCGACTGAGAAAGCATCCTTAGAACTGCAAGCAAATCCAGACATGGAAGAGGAACCTATCAAACTGAGTATTCATGTCACTCACAACATGAACATTGCCCCAGTCCAGCCGCCAGAGGAGGAATCTGATGCAGACGACAGTGCGTCCAGCGAGGCGGGAGACGATGAGTCCAGTTTGGATGAGTTTGTCGAAAGTGACGATCACAATTCCTCAAGTGGCTTCGTGGAGAGCAACGATAGCGGATCATCCGGAATAGACACCTCGGAGTACGATGCCAGCGACACTACTGTGGGAGAGGAGGACGACTATGGCGACGATGAAGATGATGACAGCTACAACCCGAACTACGATCTGGAATTGACGGTGGAAGAGCTTGAATGCGAGGAGGAGCAAGAGGATGAGTACGAGGGCGAAAACTTGGACGACTACAAGTACGAAAATGAGATAATGGAAGTGCCCTGCCATGTCAGCCTGGCTGGAACCAGCTCTGAGGGAACCGAGGAAGCAGCCAGCAGCGGCGATGGcgaggaggaggatgaggaAAATTCGGATGAGGAGGAGAATCAAAAGATCCTAAATTTGTGGCAGAAAACATTCGCCCAGCAGTATCAGTTTATTGCCTCGCATGTGGCCAACTACATGGCCCACACCCGGGAAAATGAAGACTAA